A single window of Chitinophaga sp. XS-30 DNA harbors:
- the dnaA gene encoding chromosomal replication initiator protein DnaA, which translates to MNKTCEQVWEKCLNIIRDIVEWQPFKTWFEPIKPVKLENNVLTIQVPSQFFYEYLEEHYVGLLGKTIKRELGKEARLEYRIVVENGTPHQHPKTVNMPTQFTKPQKDSEVDFPLTIQNPVKNPFVIPGIKRVQIDSQLNHNYTFESFIEGDCNRVARRAGKTVSDKPGGTSFNPLVIYGGVGLGKTHLAQAIGNEVKRQNPNKAVLYVSAEKFINQFIDHSKNNIINDFIHFYQLIDVLIVDDIQFFARAEKSQDAFFAIFNHIHQSGKQLILTSDKPPKDLDGLQERLLSRFRWGLSADMQIPDFETRMEILEMKMRNDGLEMPKEVVKYVAYNIQSNVRELEGALISLLAQSSLNRKEIDLELAKRVLKSFVKTSSKEITIESIQKMVCEYFDVPYDKLLQKTRKREIVQARQITMYLAKSFTKNSLKTIGEHFGGRDHTTVIHSCQTVKDLMDTDNSFRDSVIELQQKVQLAAM; encoded by the coding sequence ATGAATAAAACTTGCGAACAAGTTTGGGAGAAGTGTCTGAATATAATCAGGGATATTGTGGAATGGCAACCATTCAAAACATGGTTTGAACCAATAAAACCAGTAAAGCTAGAAAACAATGTTTTAACGATCCAGGTCCCCAGCCAGTTTTTTTACGAGTACCTGGAAGAACACTATGTCGGACTGTTAGGAAAAACGATCAAGCGCGAATTAGGAAAAGAAGCAAGACTGGAATATCGGATAGTAGTAGAGAATGGCACCCCCCATCAACATCCTAAAACGGTGAATATGCCTACGCAGTTTACCAAGCCTCAGAAGGATAGTGAAGTAGATTTTCCGTTAACGATACAAAATCCGGTGAAGAACCCTTTCGTCATTCCGGGTATCAAACGCGTGCAGATAGATTCCCAGCTGAACCACAACTACACCTTTGAATCCTTTATTGAAGGAGATTGCAACCGTGTGGCCCGCAGGGCCGGCAAAACGGTGTCCGACAAACCGGGCGGCACATCCTTCAACCCGCTCGTGATCTACGGTGGTGTGGGCCTTGGCAAAACCCACCTGGCACAGGCCATCGGCAATGAAGTGAAAAGGCAGAACCCCAACAAGGCCGTGCTTTACGTCAGCGCCGAAAAATTCATCAATCAGTTCATCGATCACTCCAAGAATAATATTATTAACGATTTCATACACTTCTACCAGTTAATAGATGTACTGATCGTTGATGATATACAGTTCTTTGCCCGTGCGGAGAAATCGCAGGATGCGTTCTTTGCCATCTTCAACCACATCCATCAGAGCGGCAAACAGCTGATCCTTACATCGGACAAACCGCCGAAGGATCTGGACGGCCTCCAGGAACGCCTGCTCAGCCGGTTCCGCTGGGGCCTCAGCGCGGATATGCAGATACCCGACTTTGAGACCCGCATGGAAATACTGGAAATGAAGATGCGGAACGACGGCCTCGAAATGCCGAAGGAAGTTGTGAAGTACGTAGCTTACAATATCCAGAGCAATGTAAGAGAACTGGAAGGTGCACTGATCTCGCTGCTAGCCCAGTCTTCCCTCAACCGCAAAGAGATAGACCTGGAACTGGCCAAGCGCGTGCTGAAATCCTTCGTGAAAACATCCTCCAAGGAGATCACGATCGAAAGCATCCAGAAAATGGTCTGCGAATATTTCGATGTGCCGTATGACAAGCTGCTGCAGAAAACCCGCAAGCGCGAGATCGTTCAGGCCCGCCAGATCACCATGTACCTGGCCAAGAGCTTTACCAAGAATTCATTAAAGACCATCGGCGAACACTTCGGCGGACGGGACCACACCACCGTGATCCACTCCTGCCAGACGGTGAAAGATCTGATGGATACGGACAACAGTTTCCGTGACAGCGTTATAGAGCTGCAACAAAAAGTGCAACTCGCCGCAATGTAA